One genomic region from Actinocatenispora thailandica encodes:
- a CDS encoding heparinase II/III domain-containing protein, which yields MDDDRVVLPAERGGWWHAYVCPVHGTELAHDTLLTGTFPAGGAACRYGCRVDTDAVRGGWAALAHQACARRIRLLAHTAPDRAVRLLGEYARRYAELAVDRNADAASWMLTGRMFHQALSDAIWAVNLGHAAWTLAGHPGIDAAVPLLRSVADAARQARAELVGQGRFDSNYTAWLNAAGGTAAGALAAIGAAEPDPDWLTGEHGNLAHALAATRADGWEWEASTYYHGFVLRAYLLSLRGTEPGALPAAVGDRITAMIGALAGLATDDGRLPALHDGPYVRDLTALEWLELCALADRYTAGASLDAVAAWYRVEAGTALDGLADHLGDWFTGPPRGAPTGSSPATDAVTAVAAPSPGAGRAATSSPRDSGTATSVAGGTAGAGSPNGAGSSHGAGSSHGAGSSHGAGSPNGAGSSHGAGSSHGGPHGADPAVRRWPDAGLAVLRGNGIHAVLDHGPHGGSHGHHDKLALYLYGTGAAWQPDPGQVPYGHPQWRAHYAGADAHPVLRVGDAVPAECTGRLVAATPTSVTAEVTDAYPGSGSCGTSNWRPGTCWTC from the coding sequence GTGGACGACGACCGAGTGGTACTGCCGGCCGAGCGCGGCGGCTGGTGGCACGCGTACGTGTGCCCCGTGCACGGCACCGAGCTGGCCCACGACACGCTGCTGACCGGCACGTTCCCCGCCGGCGGCGCCGCCTGCCGGTACGGCTGCCGGGTCGACACCGACGCCGTCCGCGGCGGCTGGGCGGCGCTGGCACACCAGGCCTGCGCGCGGCGGATCCGGCTGCTCGCGCACACCGCGCCGGACCGGGCGGTGCGGCTGCTCGGCGAGTACGCCCGGCGGTACGCCGAACTCGCCGTGGACCGCAACGCCGACGCGGCCAGCTGGATGCTCACCGGTCGGATGTTCCACCAGGCGCTCAGCGACGCGATCTGGGCGGTGAATCTCGGCCACGCCGCGTGGACGCTGGCCGGCCACCCGGGCATCGACGCCGCCGTACCGCTGCTGCGGTCGGTCGCCGACGCCGCCCGGCAGGCCCGCGCCGAACTCGTCGGGCAGGGCAGGTTCGACTCGAACTACACCGCCTGGCTCAACGCCGCCGGTGGCACCGCGGCCGGCGCGCTGGCCGCGATCGGCGCCGCCGAGCCGGATCCGGACTGGCTGACCGGCGAGCACGGCAACCTCGCGCACGCGCTCGCCGCCACCCGCGCGGACGGCTGGGAGTGGGAGGCGAGCACCTACTATCACGGCTTCGTGCTGCGGGCGTACCTGCTTTCGTTGCGGGGCACCGAGCCTGGCGCGTTGCCGGCGGCCGTCGGCGACCGGATCACCGCGATGATCGGCGCGCTCGCCGGCCTCGCCACCGACGACGGCCGGCTGCCCGCGCTGCACGACGGCCCGTACGTCCGGGATCTGACCGCGCTGGAGTGGCTGGAACTGTGCGCACTGGCCGACCGGTACACCGCCGGAGCGAGCCTGGACGCCGTCGCCGCCTGGTACCGCGTCGAGGCCGGCACCGCCCTCGACGGCCTCGCCGACCACCTCGGCGACTGGTTCACCGGGCCGCCCCGAGGCGCCCCGACCGGATCTTCGCCCGCGACCGATGCCGTCACCGCCGTTGCCGCCCCGTCTCCCGGCGCCGGCCGCGCCGCCACGTCGTCCCCCCGCGACTCCGGCACCGCTACCTCGGTCGCCGGCGGTACGGCCGGCGCCGGGTCACCGAACGGGGCCGGGTCGTCGCACGGCGCCGGGTCGTCGCACGGGGCCGGGTCGTCGCACGGGGCCGGGTCACCGAACGGGGCCGGGTCGTCGCACGGCGCCGGGTCGTCGCACGGCGGCCCGCACGGCGCCGACCCGGCGGTACGCCGGTGGCCGGATGCCGGGCTGGCCGTGCTGCGCGGCAACGGGATCCACGCGGTGCTCGATCACGGGCCGCACGGCGGCTCGCACGGGCACCACGACAAGCTGGCGCTCTACCTGTACGGCACCGGTGCCGCGTGGCAGCCCGACCCCGGCCAGGTCCCGTACGGGCATCCGCAGTGGCGGGCGCACTACGCCGGCGCCGACGCGCACCCGGTGCTCCGGGTCGGCGACGCGGTGCCCGCCGAGTGCACCGGCCGGCTGGTCGCCGCGACCCCGACATCGGTCACCGCCGAGGTCACCGACGCGTACCCGGGGTCCGGATCGTGCGGCACGTCGAACTGGCGGCCGGGTACCTGCTGGACGTGCTGA
- a CDS encoding SDR family NAD(P)-dependent oxidoreductase has product MTFDLTGTRALVTGAGHGIGRGIAYALADAGADVVVHHGHSAEAAAETVAGIEQRGRKALALAADVTATDQVSGLVTEAIEFLGGLDVLVCNAGHLVGRATAETMTDEHFAATIDVNLTATFRTVRASIGALRESGRGRIVTMASLAAHNGGGAGSSAYAAAKAGVIGLTRGLAKELAGDGITVNALAPGFIANTAFHDTFTPADAQQAMVAGIPVGRAGTTADVGATVVYLAAAESGFVTGKTLDIDGGVWPR; this is encoded by the coding sequence ATGACCTTCGACCTGACGGGTACCCGCGCGCTGGTCACCGGTGCCGGACACGGCATCGGCCGCGGCATCGCGTACGCCCTCGCCGACGCCGGCGCCGACGTGGTCGTGCACCACGGACACAGCGCCGAGGCGGCCGCCGAGACGGTCGCCGGCATCGAGCAGCGTGGCCGCAAGGCGCTCGCGCTCGCCGCCGACGTGACCGCCACCGATCAGGTGAGCGGGCTGGTCACCGAGGCGATCGAGTTCCTCGGCGGGCTGGACGTGCTGGTCTGCAACGCCGGCCACCTGGTCGGCCGGGCGACCGCCGAGACGATGACCGACGAGCACTTCGCCGCCACCATCGACGTCAACCTCACCGCCACCTTCCGGACCGTACGGGCGTCGATCGGTGCGCTGCGCGAGTCGGGACGCGGTCGGATCGTGACGATGGCCTCCCTCGCCGCGCACAACGGTGGTGGCGCCGGCTCGTCCGCGTACGCGGCGGCGAAGGCCGGCGTGATCGGCCTCACCCGCGGGCTGGCCAAGGAGCTCGCCGGCGACGGCATCACGGTCAACGCGCTCGCCCCCGGCTTCATCGCGAACACCGCGTTCCACGACACGTTCACCCCGGCCGACGCGCAGCAGGCGATGGTCGCCGGCATCCCGGTCGGCCGTGCCGGTACCACCGCCGACGTCGGCGCGACGGTCGTCTATCTCGCCGCCGCCGAGTCCGGCTTCGTCACCGGCAAGACGCTCGACATCGACGGCGGCGTCTGGCCCCGCTGA
- a CDS encoding LacI family DNA-binding transcriptional regulator → MGVTIYEVAREAGVSPSTVSNLLNGRSGRMLPETRARVEAAIRRLGYRPNRAARQLRNGRVQVIGLVVPSVANPFWGAFARHVEGAALTQGYHVLLCNSERDPDRERGYLEELWDDGVTGVILCTSLPSLTHVLPLVKRGLKLVTFDRTAQAGDPAGLTNISVDNVVGAQLATEHLLSLGHRRLGFISGALGSVNRKERYDGFRAALVAAGLDPDDAVVWSEAYEDTFGDLDAAGLGRAAAREILTGANPPTGIVAINDMCALGVYAGARDAGRRVGTDVSVVGFDDIVLADLVDPALTTVRQPLADMASTAFDNLRSRLESPATGPGHSLLIRPELVTRSSTTPPV, encoded by the coding sequence ATGGGCGTGACGATCTACGAGGTCGCCCGCGAGGCCGGCGTCTCCCCCAGCACCGTCTCCAACCTGCTCAACGGCAGATCCGGCCGGATGCTGCCGGAAACCCGGGCCCGGGTGGAGGCGGCGATCCGGCGCCTCGGTTACCGGCCGAACCGCGCCGCCCGGCAGCTGCGCAACGGCCGGGTGCAGGTCATCGGCCTGGTCGTGCCGTCGGTCGCGAACCCGTTCTGGGGCGCCTTCGCCCGGCACGTCGAGGGCGCCGCGCTCACCCAGGGCTACCACGTCCTGCTGTGCAACTCCGAGCGCGACCCCGACCGGGAGCGCGGCTACCTCGAAGAGCTGTGGGACGACGGGGTCACCGGCGTGATCCTGTGCACCTCGCTGCCCTCGTTGACGCACGTGCTGCCGCTGGTCAAGCGCGGACTGAAGCTCGTCACGTTCGACCGCACCGCGCAGGCCGGCGACCCGGCCGGGCTCACCAACATCAGCGTCGACAACGTGGTCGGCGCCCAGCTCGCCACCGAACACCTGCTGTCGCTCGGGCACCGCCGGCTCGGCTTCATCTCCGGCGCGCTCGGCAGCGTCAACCGCAAGGAACGGTACGACGGGTTCCGCGCCGCGCTCGTCGCCGCCGGCCTGGACCCCGACGACGCCGTCGTCTGGTCCGAGGCGTACGAGGACACCTTCGGCGACCTGGACGCCGCCGGGCTCGGCCGCGCCGCCGCACGCGAGATCCTGACCGGCGCCAACCCGCCCACCGGCATCGTCGCCATCAACGACATGTGCGCCCTCGGCGTCTACGCCGGCGCACGCGACGCCGGCCGGCGCGTCGGTACCGACGTGTCGGTGGTCGGGTTCGACGACATCGTGCTGGCCGACCTGGTCGACCCGGCGCTCACCACCGTGCGGCAGCCACTGGCCGACATGGCCAGTACCGCGTTCGACAACCTGCGGTCCCGGCTGGAGAGCCCGGCCACCGGCCCCGGCCACTCGCTGCTCATCCGGCCGGAACTGGTCACCCGCTCCTCCACCACACCGCCGGTCTGA
- a CDS encoding ADP-ribosylation family protein — protein sequence MSDETRRAWALAEARSRFPAVEERVRRVYGLRVPRHLAVFAALWESADDAERAGLRQLGIGPFGITEYFAPDGLSLVGVDGLDERLHGRYRCDPAEFVTVCSGDSDGLHYGLWYDDPAQLPAFVVFNWARDSAETWTNGAATLLVQLRHRIDAVATDCGPEGPEARALRPLSAALDWFAAADRDAVAADGIPTWAQSPRQATAVALFPALPPGTGDPRLDRSEQRLRILQSGGPEATGLIADAERELAAGRPAYALAVGSELHWVDADEYRERGLALLVGAYRALGRDALAGIAEAHAAHRDLPSVDVLVRPH from the coding sequence ATGAGCGACGAGACGCGGCGGGCGTGGGCGCTGGCGGAGGCCCGCTCCCGGTTCCCGGCGGTCGAGGAACGGGTCCGCCGGGTGTACGGGCTGCGGGTGCCCCGGCACCTCGCGGTGTTCGCCGCCCTCTGGGAGAGCGCCGACGACGCCGAGCGGGCAGGGCTTCGCCAGCTCGGCATCGGCCCGTTCGGCATCACCGAGTACTTCGCGCCGGACGGGCTGTCGCTGGTCGGCGTCGACGGGCTGGACGAGCGGCTGCACGGCCGGTACCGGTGCGATCCGGCCGAGTTCGTCACGGTGTGCAGCGGCGACTCGGACGGGCTGCACTACGGCCTGTGGTACGACGATCCCGCCCAGCTGCCCGCGTTCGTGGTGTTCAACTGGGCCCGCGACTCGGCGGAAACCTGGACCAACGGCGCGGCCACCCTGCTCGTCCAGCTGCGGCACCGGATCGACGCGGTGGCCACCGACTGCGGCCCGGAGGGGCCCGAGGCTCGCGCGCTGCGACCGTTGTCCGCGGCGCTCGACTGGTTCGCCGCCGCCGACCGGGACGCGGTGGCCGCCGACGGCATCCCGACCTGGGCGCAGTCGCCGCGGCAGGCGACCGCGGTCGCACTGTTCCCGGCTCTGCCGCCCGGCACCGGCGATCCCCGGCTGGACCGGTCCGAGCAGCGGCTGCGCATCCTGCAGTCCGGCGGCCCGGAAGCGACCGGCCTGATCGCCGACGCCGAGCGGGAACTCGCCGCCGGCCGGCCGGCGTACGCGCTCGCGGTCGGCAGCGAGCTGCACTGGGTCGACGCGGACGAGTACCGCGAGCGTGGTCTCGCGCTGCTGGTCGGCGCGTACCGGGCGCTCGGCCGGGACGCACTCGCCGGCATCGCCGAGGCGCACGCCGCGCACCGCGACCTCCCCTCGGTCGACGTCCTGGTCCGCCCGCACTGA
- a CDS encoding nuclear transport factor 2 family protein, giving the protein MDETVVVRYRTHEDSAIENRRLVEDVFAQLWRDRPAGLDYTVVQLDGAEFVHLATTPGPPVLPGVEAFGRFQRDLGGRLAAGPDARPATLLGAYRPVGAAVPVAVAFVEALGKRDLAAVSELLHDDVVYESPGARVTGAAAVAAAIGEFAATVTGADVVAAFGDEQGAVVCHDLHTGPFGTLRTVDHVTVRAGRIVADTVVFDTAQVGR; this is encoded by the coding sequence ATGGACGAGACGGTCGTGGTGCGGTACCGAACGCACGAGGACAGCGCGATCGAGAACCGGCGGCTGGTCGAGGACGTGTTCGCGCAGTTGTGGCGGGACCGGCCGGCGGGGTTGGACTACACGGTCGTGCAGCTGGACGGGGCGGAATTCGTGCACCTGGCGACGACGCCGGGCCCGCCGGTGTTACCCGGCGTCGAGGCGTTCGGGCGGTTTCAGCGCGATCTCGGCGGCCGGTTGGCGGCCGGGCCGGACGCGCGGCCGGCGACGCTGCTCGGCGCGTACCGGCCGGTCGGTGCCGCGGTGCCGGTCGCGGTGGCGTTCGTCGAGGCGCTCGGCAAGCGGGACCTCGCCGCGGTGTCCGAGCTGCTGCACGACGACGTGGTGTACGAGAGTCCGGGGGCCCGGGTGACCGGTGCCGCGGCGGTGGCGGCGGCGATCGGCGAGTTCGCCGCCACGGTGACCGGAGCCGACGTGGTGGCCGCGTTCGGCGACGAACAGGGCGCGGTGGTCTGCCACGACCTGCACACCGGCCCGTTCGGCACGCTGCGCACCGTCGATCACGTGACGGTACGGGCCGGCCGGATCGTCGCGGACACGGTGGTGTTCGACACCGCGCAGGTCGGCCGGTGA
- a CDS encoding sigma-70 family RNA polymerase sigma factor, translating to MTAFEDAAGRYRRELFAYCYRMLGSPHDADDAVQETYLRAWRGFEGFGGRSSVRTWLYRIATRVCLRAMENRARRALPSGLGAPATDPAGAIDPRNGTISWVQPVSATELDPATVAETRYSTRLAFVAALQHLPGRQRAVLVLRDVLMFHADEVAGLLDSTTAAVNSALQRARAQLARTAPDGYDLPEPADPARRDLLDRYATAFENADIDGLVRVLAADAVLEMPPIPTWFRGRAHVGAFLRRRLTRPGRRLLPTTANGQPAFGLYVRGHGGVPRAHALQLLTLGPDGIARIDMIHDPLLFPRFGLPHLATTEETPCN from the coding sequence GTGACCGCGTTCGAGGACGCTGCCGGGCGGTACCGGCGGGAGCTGTTCGCCTACTGCTACCGGATGCTCGGCTCGCCGCACGACGCGGACGATGCCGTGCAGGAGACGTACCTGCGGGCCTGGCGCGGTTTCGAGGGGTTCGGCGGGCGCTCGTCGGTGCGCACCTGGCTGTACCGGATCGCCACCCGGGTGTGTCTACGCGCGATGGAGAACCGCGCCCGTCGCGCGCTGCCGTCCGGGCTGGGCGCGCCGGCCACCGATCCGGCCGGGGCGATCGATCCCCGCAACGGCACGATTTCCTGGGTGCAGCCGGTTTCCGCGACCGAGCTGGATCCGGCGACGGTCGCCGAGACCCGCTACAGCACCCGGCTCGCGTTCGTCGCCGCGTTGCAGCACCTGCCTGGCCGGCAGCGCGCGGTGCTGGTCCTGCGGGACGTGCTGATGTTCCACGCCGACGAGGTCGCCGGCCTGCTGGACAGCACGACCGCGGCGGTCAACAGCGCGCTGCAACGGGCCCGCGCCCAGCTGGCCCGTACCGCGCCGGACGGGTACGACCTGCCCGAGCCGGCGGATCCGGCCCGCCGCGACCTGCTCGACCGGTACGCGACGGCGTTCGAGAACGCGGACATCGACGGGCTGGTCCGGGTTCTCGCCGCGGACGCCGTGCTGGAGATGCCGCCGATCCCGACCTGGTTCCGTGGCCGCGCGCACGTCGGCGCCTTCCTGCGCCGCCGCCTCACCCGGCCCGGCCGGCGGCTGCTGCCGACCACGGCGAACGGGCAGCCGGCGTTCGGGCTGTACGTGCGGGGCCACGGCGGCGTGCCGCGCGCACACGCGCTGCAGCTGCTCACCCTCGGCCCGGACGGCATCGCGCGGATCGACATGATCCACGATCCGTTGCTGTTCCCCCGATTCGGGCTACCCCACCTCGCCACGACCGAGGAGACACCATGCAACTGA
- a CDS encoding NmrA family NAD(P)-binding protein, with product MQLMTGGIGVAGSIVAREFARQGVPIRALVRDPVKGASLRELPGIEVVTGDMRVPGSLGAALDGVDRVLMISSPRGDMVDTQCRFIDAAKAAGVGHVVKLSGKESGTAFDPQAFRGTRWHLEIERYLEESGVAWTHLRPSQFMQTYLPGALTGVDAARAALVMPIGESRLSPVDIQDIAAVAVAMMAADGIEGRAYQMTGPEALTMTEITESISAATGRRYRYERVTADRKRALHAAEGFPPEVVDLLDEIYAGRRGSPESVVELSTHRAFGVEPTTFAEFARRHAADFAAPPAS from the coding sequence ATGCAACTGATGACAGGCGGCATCGGCGTCGCCGGCTCGATCGTCGCCCGCGAGTTCGCCCGCCAGGGGGTGCCGATCCGGGCACTGGTCCGGGATCCGGTCAAGGGAGCCTCGCTGCGCGAGCTGCCCGGCATCGAGGTGGTCACCGGCGACATGCGGGTGCCAGGCTCGCTCGGCGCCGCGTTGGACGGCGTCGACCGGGTGTTGATGATCTCGTCGCCGCGCGGCGACATGGTCGACACCCAGTGCCGGTTCATCGACGCGGCGAAGGCGGCCGGTGTCGGGCACGTCGTCAAGCTCAGCGGCAAGGAGTCCGGGACCGCCTTCGACCCGCAGGCGTTCCGCGGTACCCGGTGGCACCTGGAGATCGAGCGGTACCTGGAGGAGTCCGGCGTCGCGTGGACCCACCTGCGGCCCAGCCAGTTCATGCAGACGTACCTGCCGGGCGCGCTCACCGGTGTCGACGCGGCCCGGGCCGCGCTGGTGATGCCGATCGGGGAGAGCCGGCTGTCCCCGGTGGACATCCAGGACATCGCCGCGGTGGCGGTGGCGATGATGGCGGCCGACGGCATCGAGGGCCGGGCGTACCAGATGACCGGGCCGGAGGCGTTGACGATGACCGAGATCACCGAGTCGATCAGCGCGGCGACCGGCCGACGGTACCGGTACGAGCGGGTGACCGCCGACCGCAAGCGGGCGCTGCACGCCGCCGAGGGGTTCCCACCCGAGGTCGTCGACCTGCTGGACGAGATCTACGCCGGCCGCCGCGGGTCACCCGAATCGGTGGTCGAGCTGAGCACGCACCGCGCCTTCGGGGTCGAGCCGACGACGTTCGCCGAGTTCGCCCGCAGGCACGCGGCGGACTTCGCCGCCCCGCCGGCTTCCTGA
- a CDS encoding polysaccharide lyase 6 family protein, producing the protein MRRRVLAAVVAAGCALAWSTPASAGRRTEVAVSDSAGLASAMAAATAGTTIVLADGDYTIGKLSGKVGTADAPVTIRSAHPGQARITGGQLEIQDSAYVLVRGLDWANANTLKVHASQHVRLTDNHFRLHTASGTHWVLINGENSGHNRIDHNTFEHKTVLGNYVTVYGGQSQISQYDRIDHNLFADETPQTANGGEAIRLGVSSLSESSAHATIEDNLFTDCDGDAEIVSVKSSDNTVRYNTFRRSAGVLSARRGDRNSFYGNVFLGAGKAGTGGIRLYGEDQRVWNNYFAGLTGSGFTAAVQIDGGSITADSDHGDPSLWAEHWQVERAVVTHNTFVDNVSNIETGANYTYPPVDSVVADNLVVGSTGKLYDEVKQPTGQTYLGNIAYPTGSATVGLELPADQIRVADPKLDRAGEIAHLTADSPAVDAATGSFRYVTDDVDGQPRDTQPDVGADELSTAPVLRHPLTAADVGTSW; encoded by the coding sequence ATGCGCAGACGAGTGCTGGCCGCGGTGGTCGCGGCCGGATGCGCGCTGGCCTGGTCGACCCCGGCGTCCGCCGGCCGGCGAACCGAGGTCGCGGTGTCCGACTCGGCCGGGCTCGCCTCGGCGATGGCCGCGGCGACCGCCGGAACGACGATCGTGCTGGCCGACGGCGACTACACGATCGGCAAGCTGTCCGGCAAGGTCGGTACGGCGGACGCACCGGTCACGATCCGATCCGCGCACCCGGGGCAGGCCCGGATCACCGGCGGCCAGCTGGAGATCCAGGACTCGGCGTACGTGCTGGTGCGGGGGCTGGACTGGGCCAACGCGAACACGCTGAAGGTGCACGCGTCGCAGCACGTGCGGCTGACCGACAACCACTTCCGGCTGCACACCGCGTCCGGCACCCACTGGGTGCTGATCAACGGGGAGAACAGCGGGCACAACCGGATCGACCACAACACGTTCGAGCACAAGACGGTGCTGGGCAACTACGTCACCGTCTATGGTGGACAGTCGCAGATCTCGCAGTACGACCGGATCGACCACAACCTGTTCGCCGACGAGACACCGCAGACGGCGAACGGTGGCGAGGCGATCCGGCTCGGCGTCAGCAGCCTCTCGGAGTCGAGCGCCCACGCGACCATCGAGGACAACCTGTTCACCGACTGCGACGGCGACGCCGAGATCGTCTCGGTCAAGTCGAGCGACAACACCGTGCGCTACAACACGTTCCGGCGCTCGGCCGGGGTGCTGTCCGCCCGCCGCGGTGACCGGAACTCGTTCTACGGCAACGTGTTCCTCGGCGCCGGCAAGGCCGGCACCGGCGGCATCCGGCTGTACGGCGAGGACCAGCGGGTCTGGAACAACTACTTCGCCGGCCTGACCGGATCCGGCTTCACCGCGGCGGTGCAGATCGACGGCGGTTCGATCACCGCCGACTCCGACCACGGCGACCCGAGCCTGTGGGCCGAACACTGGCAGGTGGAGCGCGCCGTCGTCACGCACAACACGTTCGTCGACAACGTGTCCAACATCGAGACCGGCGCGAACTACACGTACCCGCCGGTGGACAGCGTGGTCGCGGACAACCTCGTCGTCGGCTCCACCGGCAAGCTCTACGACGAGGTGAAACAGCCGACCGGCCAGACCTACCTGGGCAACATCGCCTACCCGACCGGCTCGGCCACGGTCGGGTTGGAGCTGCCCGCCGACCAGATCCGGGTGGCCGATCCGAAGCTGGACCGTGCCGGCGAGATCGCGCACCTGACCGCCGACAGCCCCGCCGTCGACGCCGCGACCGGCTCCTTCCGGTACGTCACCGACGACGTGGACGGTCAGCCGCGCGACACCCAGCCGGATGTCGGCGCCGACGAACTGTCCACCGCGCCGGTACTGCGGCACCCGCTCACCGCGGCGGACGTCGGTACGTCCTGGTAG
- a CDS encoding acetylxylan esterase, translated as MPLERLREYRPEPAEPADFDAFWKQTLDGAGPGPVTFEPYDAGLNTVQVQDVTFPGWGGQPVKAWLLLPRHRRGPLPAVVQYIGYNGGRGTPYEWLTWTAAGYAHLVMDNRGQGGGGKTTADTADVAPDGHGSSSPGFLTRGVEDPGKHYYRRLITDAVRAVDAAKASPDVAADRIAVLGGSQGGGLALAVAGLRDDLVAAIADVPFLCHYRRASQITDSGPYAEIARFLKGHRFAADDVLGTLAYFDAVNFAARATAPAWFSVGLMDNICPPSTVFAAYHRYAGPKQIEVFTYNGHEGGAAYDVPRKLAALHDTLGVPEAEQ; from the coding sequence ATGCCGCTGGAGCGGCTCCGGGAGTACCGGCCGGAGCCCGCGGAACCCGCCGACTTCGACGCGTTCTGGAAGCAGACGCTCGACGGGGCCGGCCCGGGACCGGTGACCTTCGAGCCGTACGACGCCGGCCTGAACACGGTGCAGGTGCAGGACGTGACGTTCCCGGGATGGGGCGGGCAGCCGGTGAAGGCGTGGCTGCTGCTGCCCCGGCACCGGCGCGGGCCGCTCCCGGCGGTCGTGCAGTACATCGGGTACAACGGCGGCCGGGGCACCCCGTACGAGTGGCTGACCTGGACGGCGGCCGGCTACGCGCACCTGGTGATGGACAACCGGGGGCAGGGTGGTGGCGGCAAGACGACCGCCGACACGGCGGACGTCGCGCCGGACGGGCACGGGTCCTCGTCACCCGGCTTCCTCACCCGCGGCGTGGAGGATCCCGGCAAGCACTACTACCGGCGGCTGATCACCGACGCCGTCCGGGCGGTCGATGCCGCGAAGGCGTCCCCGGACGTGGCCGCCGACCGGATCGCGGTGCTCGGTGGCAGCCAGGGCGGCGGGCTGGCCCTGGCCGTCGCCGGGCTCCGGGACGACCTCGTCGCGGCGATCGCCGACGTACCGTTCCTCTGCCACTACCGGCGGGCCTCGCAGATCACCGACAGCGGGCCGTACGCGGAGATCGCGCGGTTCCTGAAGGGGCACCGGTTCGCCGCGGACGACGTGCTCGGCACCCTGGCCTACTTCGACGCGGTCAACTTCGCCGCGCGGGCGACCGCGCCGGCCTGGTTCTCGGTCGGGCTGATGGACAACATCTGCCCGCCGTCCACCGTGTTCGCCGCCTATCACCGGTACGCCGGGCCGAAGCAGATCGAGGTCTTCACCTACAACGGCCACGAGGGCGGCGCCGCGTACGACGTGCCGCGCAAGCTGGCCGCCCTGCACGACACCCTCGGCGTACCGGAGGCGGAGCAGTGA